GTACAGTGGCACCCGGAATGGCTTGAGGACGAGGCCTCGCGGGCGATCTTTCGCGCCTTCGTTTCCGCCGCAGGCGGCCATTTGCCCGCGGCGGAGGAAGGGCGTCGCGGGTGAGGAGATGCCAGTGTTCACCGTCCGTACGGAGACCTTCGAGGGACCGCTTGAACTCCTCGTGGCCCTCGTGCGCGAAGCGCGGCTTTCCGTCTACGAGGTTTCCGTATCCGAGATCGTCGAGCTCTACCTTCGCTACGTCGAGGAGCTCCAGGAGAAGGCGTCGCTCGAGGAACTGAGCGAGTTCGTCGCGCTTGCCGCGGCGCTCATGCGCTGGAAGAGCCGTGCGCTCCTCCCGGGCGCCGCAACGCCGGAAAGCGAGCAGGTGCGCGAGGCTTGGGAGGAAGAGCTCACCTCCCGCGAGGACGTATACCGCCGCCTCATTACGTACAGGCGCTACCAAATCGCCCGAGAAGCCCTCGTCGCCCGGCTTTCTCAGGCGTTGCCCCGCTTCTCGCGCCCCTCCCTTGGCGAATCCCTTCGGCGGCGTATCTCCGCGCAAGCGCGAGAGCGGCTCGGGTACGCCCGGGGAGCTTCCGCATCGCCGATGTCCCCCGAACTCCTCACCGAGGCGTGGCGAAGGATCTTGCGGCGCAGGCGAGAAGAGGCCGCGGTCCGCTCCGTCGTGCCGGATCCGTACGAGGTATTGGAATTCGAGGCGCGGATTTGCCGGCAACTCCTTTGGGCGGGAGAAATTCCGTTTGCAAGCCTTATCCCGCCCGGTGCCGGACGCGAATTCGTCGTCACGGCATTTCTCGCCGTGCTCGAGCTTTTGCGAAAGAAAAAGATCCTCGTACGCCAAGAAGTTCCCTTTTCCACGCTTTTCCTCGTGCGCCGGGAAACGGACGAGCCCCCTTGGGATTCCGAACGGAGGGAAGGGGAGGGGGGAAGCACGTGAAAGACAGGGCCACGGACGGAGAACTCCTCGCCCTCCTCTTCGTGGCGGGCGAAGAAGGGCTTTCGGCCCATAAGGCTGCAGAAGTCCTAGAGATTCCGCCGGAGGAAGCCGAACGCCGCCTCGAGGAATTCCGCGTGTGGTGGAACGCGGAGGACCGCGGGCTCCTCGTGGAACGGGGAGAAGACACCTACCGTCTCGTCACGCGTCCCGAACACGCCCCCCTCCTCCTCAGGTTTCTCGAGGGGGGGAGGGCCTCTGCCGGCCTCTCGCCGGCCGCCCTCGAATGCCTCACGATCGTCGCCTACCGACAGCCCGTGAGCCGAGCGGAAATCGAAGAAATTCGCGGAACGCGGAGCGACCGCCCGATCGAGACCCTCCTCGAACGCGGGCTCATCCGCGAAGTGGGGCGCGGGGAGGGGATCGGCCGCCCGATTCTCTACGGAACGACGGAGCGCTTTCTCAACCTCTTCGGGTTGTCCTCCTTGGACGAACTTCCCCCGCTTCCGTCGGAAGAGGAGGTCGAGCGCGAGCTTTTTCGCTAGTTCCGGGAATGCCCCCGGACGGGCGTGCATAGGGTAGCGGTGACCTTGCTTTCCGCCGAAGAAGTGGGGGGTATCCCGTGGGGAAGCGGCCACGCCGACGGAGTGAACGCGCAAGCCGATCCCTTTGGCGCAAGTTCGTCTTCCTCGTCGTACTCCTCGCTGCGGGCGGCGCGTTCCTTTTCGCAGAGCTTTCCGAGCGAGGAGGAGGCTTCATACGTGCCGGAGAACTTCTCTCCGCCGCACATGACGTTCTCCACGCGCCGCAACGGCCGTCCGTCTCCCGGGGAGGGGCGACCGAGGGGAGAGAAAGGACTTCGTCTCTTCCGGTGCCGCTCCAAAGCCTTCCCACCGCTGAGGGGCCATCCACCGGGCGTGCCCTCCTCTTTCCCGGACCGCCGCCCGAGGATGCGGACGCACCGGAAGTTTCCGCCAAGGCGGCCGTGCTCCTGGATGCGGCGAGCGGACGCGTTCTCTACGCCAAAGAACCGCACGCGCGCCTCCCCATGGCCTCGCTTACGAAGATCATGACGGCGATCGTCGCCCTCGAATCGAGTTCCGACTTAGACGAAGTCGTCACGGTTTCCCCTAACGCCGAAGGGGTCGAAGGATCGTCGATTTACCTCCGCGCAGGCGACAAGATCCCCTTGCGCGACCTCCTTTACGGACTCATGCTTCGCTCGGGAAACGACGCCGCCACGGCCATCGCCGAACACGTCGGCGGTTCGGTGGAAGGCTTTTCTTTCCTCATGAACGAAAAGGCGGCCTGGCTCGGCCTTTCGGACACGCACTTCGTAAACCCCCACGGCCTCGATGCCGAAGGCCACTACGCGAGCGCCTACGACCTCGCCGTCCTCTCGCGCTACGCCATGGAAAACCCGACCTTTCGCGAGATCGTCGGTACGCGCGTCTACCGCCCCCGCGTCACCCCTTCGGGACACGGGAATTCCGAAGCGGTGTGGACGAACAAGAACAAGCTCCTCGTGACATACGAGGGAGCCGACGGGATCAAGACCGCATACACGGACCGCGCCGGGCGGGGGCTCGCGGCGAGCGCCGTGCGGGACGGCCGACGCCTCATCGCCGTCGTCCTCAACGCCCCGGACGACTGGAACGACGTAAGGAAGCTCTTCGACTATGGGTTTACGCACTTTCCCCTTACGCCCATCGTCCACAAGGGCGAAGTGTTCACGGGAGTTCGGGGAAGCTACGCCGCCCTGG
This is a stretch of genomic DNA from Brockia lithotrophica. It encodes these proteins:
- a CDS encoding segregation and condensation protein A yields the protein MFTVRTETFEGPLELLVALVREARLSVYEVSVSEIVELYLRYVEELQEKASLEELSEFVALAAALMRWKSRALLPGAATPESEQVREAWEEELTSREDVYRRLITYRRYQIAREALVARLSQALPRFSRPSLGESLRRRISAQARERLGYARGASASPMSPELLTEAWRRILRRRREEAAVRSVVPDPYEVLEFEARICRQLLWAGEIPFASLIPPGAGREFVVTAFLAVLELLRKKKILVRQEVPFSTLFLVRRETDEPPWDSERREGEGGST
- a CDS encoding D-alanyl-D-alanine carboxypeptidase family protein, which encodes MGKRPRRRSERASRSLWRKFVFLVVLLAAGGAFLFAELSERGGGFIRAGELLSAAHDVLHAPQRPSVSRGGATEGRERTSSLPVPLQSLPTAEGPSTGRALLFPGPPPEDADAPEVSAKAAVLLDAASGRVLYAKEPHARLPMASLTKIMTAIVALESSSDLDEVVTVSPNAEGVEGSSIYLRAGDKIPLRDLLYGLMLRSGNDAATAIAEHVGGSVEGFSFLMNEKAAWLGLSDTHFVNPHGLDAEGHYASAYDLAVLSRYAMENPTFREIVGTRVYRPRVTPSGHGNSEAVWTNKNKLLVTYEGADGIKTAYTDRAGRGLAASAVRDGRRLIAVVLNAPDDWNDVRKLFDYGFTHFPLTPIVHKGEVFTGVRGSYAALADLAYPLQSDEVSRIGRFVQEADFGPFRPNAFLKVYLGQEAIGSVPLAPLSGDAGRGVSPELRP
- the scpB gene encoding SMC-Scp complex subunit ScpB: MKDRATDGELLALLFVAGEEGLSAHKAAEVLEIPPEEAERRLEEFRVWWNAEDRGLLVERGEDTYRLVTRPEHAPLLLRFLEGGRASAGLSPAALECLTIVAYRQPVSRAEIEEIRGTRSDRPIETLLERGLIREVGRGEGIGRPILYGTTERFLNLFGLSSLDELPPLPSEEEVERELFR